One genomic window of Vibrio natriegens NBRC 15636 = ATCC 14048 = DSM 759 includes the following:
- a CDS encoding SH3 domain-containing protein, with amino-acid sequence MKKALIVMIAVLLLGGAGFGYYFFFMQKDQPEPTTEASSPEAQVKEEASKPVMDLESVPPETTEYYVIERQVSAYNKPDHNALVVDTIYKGEKVVVLEKSNGWYRISDYLVYEDGGEETAEWLDAKGLSDAEPVIKEQERLEILDGYLQKSDDLKDNLEIFRNKTQLLLDDNTCKPEDFTELGGWVRSVTYKQRNVYFIYCGGLEQENKIYLDVNSGEIFYR; translated from the coding sequence ATGAAGAAAGCGCTTATCGTTATGATAGCTGTCTTACTGCTTGGAGGCGCTGGTTTTGGTTACTATTTCTTCTTTATGCAAAAGGATCAGCCAGAACCGACAACAGAAGCCTCTTCTCCTGAAGCTCAAGTAAAAGAAGAAGCGTCAAAACCTGTCATGGATTTGGAATCTGTACCGCCTGAAACGACCGAGTATTACGTGATTGAACGTCAGGTTAGCGCGTACAACAAACCAGACCATAACGCGTTAGTTGTTGATACGATCTACAAAGGGGAAAAGGTCGTCGTTTTGGAAAAGTCTAACGGTTGGTATCGCATCTCCGATTATCTCGTTTATGAGGACGGCGGCGAAGAAACGGCGGAATGGTTAGATGCAAAAGGGCTGTCGGATGCTGAACCAGTGATTAAAGAGCAAGAGCGCTTAGAGATACTCGATGGGTATTTACAAAAGTCAGACGATTTAAAAGACAATCTAGAAATATTTCGCAACAAGACACAACTGCTGTTGGACGACAATACGTGTAAGCCAGAAGATTTCACAGAACTTGGCGGGTGGGTTCGTTCTGTGACTTACAAGCAGCGAAATGTGTACTTCATATACTGTGGTGGTTTAGAGCAGGAAAACAAAATCTATCTGGACGTCAATAGTGGCGAAATATTCTATCGTTAG